The Poseidonibacter lekithochrous region GGAATGATTGGTGGTCAAGAAGATATGATTGATGACTGCGCAATGGAATTAGCAAAAGAAAGAGGATTATTATAATGGCATTAGATAAAGCAACAATACAAAAATTAGCAAAGCATTGTGAAGATGCTGAATTAAATGCGCAAGAGATTACAAAAATTACGGATGATTATCCTGAAATGACATATGAAGATGCTTATGATATTCAATGGACTGCTAGAGCTGCTAAAGAAGCTAGGGGTACAAAAATCGTAGGTATGAAAATGGGTCTTACTTCACAAGCTAAGATGAAACAAATGGGTGTTGAAAACCCTTGTTATGGATATTTAGCAGATTACTTTGCTTATGGTGATGGGGCTGAAATTGCTATTGATGAGTTAATTCATCCAAAAGTTGAAGCTGAGATTGCATTTATTTTAAAAGATGATTTAAGTGGCCCTGGATGTCATATTGGAGATGTATTAGCAGCTACTGATTTTGTAATGCCTGCTGTT contains the following coding sequences:
- the dmpH gene encoding 2-oxo-3-hexenedioate decarboxylase, which gives rise to MALDKATIQKLAKHCEDAELNAQEITKITDDYPEMTYEDAYDIQWTARAAKEARGTKIVGMKMGLTSQAKMKQMGVENPCYGYLADYFAYGDGAEIAIDELIHPKVEAEIAFILKDDLSGPGCHIGDVLAATDFVMPAVEVIDSRYKDFKFDLKSVIADNSSSSRYVTGGRARKVEDLDLKTLGVVMEINGEVVQLGAGAAVLGHPATAIAMLANMMGERDEVLKAGTYILSGAITAAMSVKKGDNVTVKFQDLGSLSMKFV